ATAAAATGGCTCAGTATCTACACCTTATTTCTAACCGAAATTCACCCATTCCACAAGATATTTGGATGCCCTCGGGCAGGTATGCAAAACCTCAATTGCTAGACCAAACTGCCTTAGGCTATACCTCTAATTTCAAAGACGGGAATTACAGTTTGGAAGTAGAAACCTTTTACCGAACCGTACAAAATCGGTTGGATTATATTGACGGCGCCAACCTTACGGCAAACAATTTTTTGGAACAAGAAATCCTCTCTGGAGAAATGCAAGCCTATGGACTTGAGGTTTATCTGAAAAAAAACACTGGAAAATTAACGGGGTGGATTTCCTACACCTTATCCAACGCCGAGCAACGCGTAAAACCCCGAAATGCCACCGAAACAGGAATTAATTTTGGCAACTGGTACAAAACCGCTTATAATAAAACCCACGACCTATCGGTAACGGCTTTGTATAATCTTAATAAAAAATGGGATTTTGGGGCAACCTTCGTGTTTCAAAGTGGTATGCCCGTAACCTTTCCTAATGCTCGATATGACTATCAAGGCATTTATGTACCTAACTTCGGAATGCGTAACACCAACAACTTACCCACATATCATCGATTGGATATTTCAGCAACTTATACCCCCTCAAAAAATAAAGACCGAAAGTGGAAAAACGAATGGGTTTTTGGCATATATAACGTTTATAATCGGATGAATACCTTTTCAATGAGTTTTAGTCAAAATGCTGAAACGGGTAAAAATGAAGCCACAAGGCTTTCCATATTCGGAATTGTTCCGAGTGTTTCTTATAATTTTAAATTTTAAAAACGATAGATATGCGTGGTTTTAAAACAATTTCGTCATTACTTTTCATAGCTTGTTTTGCTTCCTGCCAAAAAGTGGTTAATGTTGATTTGGAAACAGCAGCACCAAAACTGGTAATTGATGCCACCATTGATTGGCAACACGGAACCAAAGGCAATGAGCAAACCATAACCTTATCCACAACGTACCCTTATTTTAGTAAGGATTCGATAGCCCCGAAGGTTTCTGGTGCTAAGGTTACGGTAACTGATTCCTTAGGTAAGATTTTTGACTTTGAGCAAGTAAAAACAGGAGAGTACGTTTGTAATACTTTTTCACCTACTTTGAATATGTCTTACACGCTTCGTGTAGATTATCAAGGAAAAACATACACCGCCAAAGACAAACTCTATCCGATGCCCCAACACGTTGATTTTCAACAAAAGGATAAAGGAGGTATTTTTGGCAATGCTATGGAAAT
This genomic window from Capnocytophaga canimorsus contains:
- a CDS encoding DUF4249 domain-containing protein, producing MRGFKTISSLLFIACFASCQKVVNVDLETAAPKLVIDATIDWQHGTKGNEQTITLSTTYPYFSKDSIAPKVSGAKVTVTDSLGKIFDFEQVKTGEYVCNTFSPTLNMSYTLRVDYQGKTYTAKDKLYPMPQHVDFQQKDKGGIFGNAMEIRGFFKDDDQLKNNYYLVKIKSPHSKFPAYIDLNGKFFSKNNLFFIYSDEKLKPKDTLNFEIYRISEDYFGYMYRILEITSNGSSPFSTPPASVIGNIINNKDANDNPLGAFRATQFISKQYIIK